The Pyrus communis chromosome 14, drPyrComm1.1, whole genome shotgun sequence sequence GAAAACCAATTTCTCTTTGCCGTGAAATATGAGTATGGAAATTGAGCAAAACTTAAAACATGCCATCAATTCAACACATCAATTTTTAGGGTTTACTGAGTAGGTCCTTAGTTATATTATGACCTGCTTTGATACCAACTGTTAGActttatatatttcataaacaactaaaaacactaacttgAAATAATCCATAAATTATGCTCAATTGATAAAGTAATTAAAGTCAACATGGTATGTAGGAAAGATGAACCATCTTTGACAGAACCGTACGGAATAAGGTCAACCATGGACTTCTCCTTCGGTGGAAATGGTATTGGAATCATGTGGAATAATATGTTAGTTGACCAAAGTTTTCTGCACACTCAACACTCTTTTATACATGAACTAATGAGGCGTTCATATGAGTTTTTGTGCGTTGTGAGCAGGGACTTAGCCTTATATTTATATGGACTTCACCCTAATGAATCTTTCCATAATAATGTCTTTaggattcattttttttttctaagggTAAAACCATGCTTCTCATCTATTCTTATTCTAGGCAGTTTTCTTATCTTTCTTTAAAACGTTATAATATCCTTACATGTAAGAAGTCATTCGTAAGTACATGCACCTTTCAATACAAATACAATAAAAACAATTTGAATTGGGTCAAAAATTTCCAAACCATACTTTAGAACCATACCTGAAAGAAGCAATTATGGGATTGTCAGTTTGAAATTAACTGAGTTGAGCTAGAGGGACGTTGAGTCCTTCAACCCAGTTGATATTCTGGAGGGTACTACTACCCTTTGTTGATAAGGCCGCCCCAGATGGAGTAAGGGCAGGGGTACCCCAGAAGTAGGACAGAGGGCTGGTGATTAGGCTCTGTTTGGACTCAAAGGGCAGGGAAAAAACCATTTTGGCATGCTCCCGAAGTTGGGTCAAAGGGGTTGGAGGAACTCCATGATTGACCAAACGAAAAATTCCCCAAAACTCGCATGCCTCCCCAAGTTTCAGGCTCTGGAGATCCACCACAGGAATCGGATCCTCCGAACCATGAACCGGGTTGACTTGGTCATCCAAATCAACGGCCTGGGTTG is a genomic window containing:
- the LOC137715703 gene encoding gibberellin 2-beta-dioxygenase 6-like; protein product: MASESYPPPFRSLRDSTQAVDLDDQVNPVHGSEDPIPVVDLQSLKLGEACEFWGIFRLVNHGVPPTPLTQLREHAKMVFSLPFESKQSLITSPLSYFWGTPALTPSGAALSTKGSSTLQNINWVEGLNVPLAQLS